The window CGTTACCATTGCCGTTGTTTTTGCCATTACCGTTGCCATTACCATTGTTTTTGCCGTTTCCGTTTCCGTTGCCATTACCGTTATTTTTGCCGTTGCCGTTGTTCTTGTCGTTGTCGATTTCGTTTCCGTTGTCGTTGCTTGCCGATGTGCAGGCGCTGGCGTCAATGTCGCCTATGTTCCAGCTGCTGGTAAGCGCTGCGCAATCTGGCGAAGAAACGAGCTGCTGGAAATTGGCGTTGTCGTCTGCGACGGGAACCAGGATGATAGCCCAGGAACTGTTTGCGGAACAGGAATTGAGGACGGCCACGTTCGAAGCCTGCCAGCTTGTGAGGTTGCCCCCGTCCTTTTGCAAGGTGGTGCCGGACCGGACGCAGTCCCTGTAAATGAAGTTGTTTGTCCTCCCGTTGCCGGGAGCGTAGTAGCCGATTTCTTTCCACGTGCCGACGGTGTGGTCGCTGTGAATGTGGGCGTCTTGCAGGTGGATATAGGTACCTGCGGCCGTGGGGACTTCGGCAGCCTTTGTCTTGGCCGAGAGGCCGAACAGTTTGGGCACGGCTACGGCCGCAAGGACACCCATGATGACGATGACTGCCATCAGTTCTATGAGAGTAAAACCTTTTCTTTTCGTCATGGCTGAACCCTTGCTGCGATTGTGTTTTCTATTTGAACTTTGCGAACTTAACGAGGTATTTGGCGGTCTGGACGGGCGTCTTGAGGAAGGCGCGCTTCTTGTATCCGCTCAGGGCGAACCCCTGCAATACCTTGTACAGCCCGATTTGGTCTTCGCGGTTGATGGCGAGCAGGAACCTGCGGAACTTGTATTCGAAATCGTGCGTCTTGCCGAAGCGGTCGTGGCAGCGCTTTTCGTATTGTTTCAGGAACTTCTTGCTGAGGCTCGCGGCTTCGCCGGAAGTCTCCCTCAATCCCTTGTCCACGTATTCGGCGCAGAATCGACCGGCCCTCATCGCGGCAGCGATACCACCACCCGTGAGCGGGTTGGTGTGGTGGGCGGCGTCGCCCACGAGGGCGAAGCGGTCGAGCGTGTAGTCCTTGAGCGTGCTGGAGACGGGAACGAGCCCGCCGACGGTGTGGTTGATCTTTGCGCCCGGGAAGAGCTTTTCGAGCCATTCCATGGTGACTTCGAGGATGTTGCCCGCGTGCTTGCCCGCGGCGAGGAAGCCGGCGCCGAAGTTAGTGACGTTCGACTTCTGCTTCGGGAAACTCCAGATATAGCCGTCGTTGATAAAGTCGTGGCCCTGCCAAAAGGTGAGGTAGTCGGGCTTGGTCAAAAGGCCCTGTACCTGGATGTCGACGCCCGTGCAGGTTTCGCGCGGGTTCTGTCCGCAGTCCAGGCCCACCATGCGACCGATGCGGCTTTCGACGCCATCGGCGGCGATGACCATCCTCGCAAAAATTTCCTGGGTTTCGGTTGCCGTCACGGCGCCGCACCCGTCGCCCTTGCCGAGAACGACGCGGACCATGCGCCTGTCGCCTTCGACGCCACCCACGAATTCCGCGCGTGCGCAGGTTTCAACCTGGGCTCCGTCATCGGCTGCGAGTTTCGCGAGCCACGGGTCGAAAATTTCGCGATTGAGCATGATGCCCGTATTCGGTTTCGGGACTTCGATGTTCACGCCGTTCGGGCCGTAGATGTAGAGCCCGTTGATAATGGTTTCTATGCAGCTCTCGTCGATGGGGCCGTAGGTCTGTAGGTCGGCCAGCGTGGTGCTCGCCTCCCCGCAACGTACCGGGAAGCCGATGCGTTCGCGTTTTTCGAGGAGCAATACCTTGTGCCCCGCCCGTGCGAGGTTCCTTGCGGCAACGGAACCGCCGGGCCCCGCGCCAATCACCACGACATCGTAATTGGAATCAAGCATCGTTTGCCTCCGTAATCTTGAGCGCACCGACGGGGCACGCCTTTGCGCAGATGCCGCACTTGATGCACTTTTCGCTGTCGATTTGCAGGTCGAGGCCGTACATGTCAAGCGCCATCTTGGGGCACAGGCCTACACAGCCCGCGCAGGCGAGACAAACCTTTCTGTCGTGGACGAGAGTTTTCATTACTGCAGAATATACAAAAATGCAGACAGTGCGTGTTTATCGGTGACCCCGGAACTGCGCCCGGGAGACATTGGGTGATAAACATCTACTGTTTTTGCATCTCGTAGTAGGCCATGAGCCATGCCTTGAGGCGGGCCCAGTCCTTCTCGCTTGCATTTAGAATGCGGCTGTCGGGCTCGTAGATGAACAGGTCTTCGAGTGCGAAGTCACCGACCTGGATCCCGGCGAAGCCGTCATAGAACTTTTCTCCGAGTTTCATGTCGGTGCTGTGCACGGTTTCGCCGTCGATGGCAATGGCGATATGCTTCCAGTAGATGATGAAAGAAACGTGGTGGCGCTTGCCGTCCAACGCCTTGGATTTCCCGTAGATGCGCGTGTCCAGGGAATCCACGCCCGAGAACACCTGGGCGCAGATATTTTCCGGGTCCTTTTCGCACGGGGCAATCTTGAACCCGGCGGAATCGTTGCCTGCGGAAAGGATGAACTTCTGGCTGGCGGCGCTGTCTTCACTTGCGAAGCTGCCCGCGTCTGCGGTTATCCAGAAACTGATGCCGATGCTGCTGTCCTGCGTGTCGTATTCTCCCTCGATGGTGCACCCGTCGTCAACGGACCACTTGGGAGAATTGTACATGACGCAGACTCTACCAACATAATGGTGTTTTGCAAATAGGCTGTCGTCAAATGAAGTTCCGGGCTGGGCCGCGGCATCCATGTGATAACTGAAGAACCAGTAGTCGGAACCGCTTACAATGCCATTGCCGAGCCAGCGGGCCTTCGTGCTGTCCTTGCCCAGGGTATCGATCATGTACCAGAGCCTGTTCGTCTGCGTTTCGTTTGCAACGTTCGCGTAATAGAATGTGTTTCCGTGCTCGTCTACGAGGCGGTCGGACTTTTGGGGATCCTTCACCATGACGGGTACGGGCAGGTTGACAATTTGGGGCTCGAGCCCGAGCGAATCCATGAACTTGACGACCTTCGTGGGGAGGGCGAACTTGGTGGAATCGAAGGGGTAGCCCGAAGTGCTGCTGCCCATGAAGTAGGTCTGACCCGCGAGTATTTCGTGATGGAAGAGTCTGTTCGATGCGTACTTGCTGTCCCACGCATACATTTCCTGGAGGGTCCCTACGGGAACATCCGTGATGGTGATGAAGCCTTTTTCCCTGTCGGCATCGGTTATCGTGGCGCAGATGAAGGTTCCGCCGAAGCAGATGGAATCGATCTTGTCGGTGGTGCGGTCAAGGTAGTTTGTGTACAATACGACTGTTGCGGGGGCGCCTGCCTCGATGTCGATGTCCAGGGAATCCTCGTGGTTCATGTCGTTGAACGTTCTGCTGATGCCGAGCAGGGGAGCGTCCTTTGTTCCGGCCTTGGCGAGCAGGCGGACTATGTAGCAGTTGTCGTGCTTGTTGAATTCCGTACAGCCGACAATTTTCCCGAAGGAGAACTTTCCGTCGGCGTCGGCTTCGGTGGAGTCGCGCACGATGGTGTGGTGGTTGGAATCCAGTTCGGTGAACAGCACGCGTGCATAGGCGATTGGCGTGCCTTCCGGATCCTTGACGGTGCCGGCGAGGTACACGGATGCCGTCTGTCCCGATTCCGTTTCGGTGATGACGCCCGCAGTGTCCGTGCCGTTGCTGCAAGCCATAAACGACAGCAGTGCCGCCGCACCAAAAAAGAATACACTATTAAACTTCATCATTCTAGTCATAAAAACCTCTTCTGGATCCTTCGACTTCGCTGCGCTCCGCTCAGGATGACTACGTCACTCCAAATTCGAAAACAGGTGAATGTTCATCTGGTAGACGCCGTCGGCCTTTTCCTTGTCTTCGCCGATGATGCGCCTTGCCTTCGCCTTGAATTCCTGCAGTTCCGCTTCGAGTTGCTTGTACGCCTCGCTCGAGATGCTGAACGTGAGCGTGCTCATTACTGTCGGTTTTTTGGGCGGCGTGATGAGTGCCTGCTTCGATAGTTCGAAGCACTGCAATTGGTATTGCTTGATGAGTTCCGCGTTGTTGTACGGCCCGCTGCTGATGCTTTCTCGGGTCGGTTTCCAGAATCCGTCCGCGTTTTTGCGCGCAAGCCCGAGACGTTCCAACAGGGCGAGAGAATCCTTCAACTTTCCGAGCGGGACCTTCGGGAAAATTCTCTTTTGCACGGGCGCCATGTCGTCGCCCACGTCCATCGCGTCGAGGATGGCGAAGAGCGCGCTGTGGTACCAGCGGCTGTAATACTCGTAGGCGTCCTCGTTCAGGATGTGCTGCGGGTTCGGGTGCAGTTTCAGCAGTTCCTGCATCGCGGCGTTGCGTGCGGAATCGTTTTTGGCCTGGTCGAGTTTTACCATCGTCTCGAAATACTTCGCCTCTTTCTTGTCGAGTTCGAGGATTTCGATGAACTTGGCCACCATGCGGGGGGAAACCTTCTTGCCCCTGAGAACATCGGCAAAGTAGCTGCGGCTCTTTTCTAGCCCGAGCAGGTTGCAGATTTCGGTGCGCGTGAAGCTCGGCTCCGCCTTTGTGCGGGCCGCCTGGTATTCTTCCAGGAACTTGCGGAAATGCGTAAATTGATAAATGTCTAAAAAGCGGTTCACGCTTCAAATATACATAATTTTTGCTAAAAATGTATTTGTTTTTTGAGAACATTGTTTTTGCCGTATATTTGTATATATTTGGATTATGCGAAATTCCAATAACATAACGCTTGGACTGCTTGCTTTTGTGGGTGTCGCTCTGATTGCAATCGGAGTGACGTCTATTGCTACGCAGGGGAGCAAGCCTGAAAAAACAGTTTATTCCGCGGAAACGAAAAACGTGTTCATGAAGAGCTGTACGCGGATGGAAAGCGAACAGGTTTGCGGGTGCGCTCTTGGTAGGTTGCAGCAGAAATACGGCGAATCCGAATATTTGAAATACGAGGCCGATTACCAAAAAAACAGGGAGTCTCCGGAATACAACTCCTTTTTGAAATCGGCTCTCGATGAATGTTATTCAAAATTCGCAAACGGGAAAAATAACGCAGGGAGACGTGCCGGAGGAATCTGCGATAGCGAACGGTGCATCAACGGCGACGGCTCCGTTGTCGACCGCAGCGTTGATAAGGGGACAGGAAATGGCCGCACTTCTGGTGATATTATGGCGGTGGTACGCTTGCGTTTGAAGGAATTGCGCGTCGTCTACAATGAGCATCTGAAAAAAAGGAAGTTCCAAGGCCGTGTGGTCTTGAAGTTCACGATTGCTCCGGACGGCAAGGTGATAAATATTTCCATAGAATCGTCCACGACCGGCTACGACAAATTCGATGAGCGTATCAAGGACGCTGTCGCTTCTTGGGAGTTTAACAAGGTGACGAGCGGTAATACCACTGTGACCATACCTTTTACATTCTCTGAATGATTCTTTTGGGGTGGATTTATTTATATTGATGATGATGAATTCCTGCAAAAAAATAGTGGCCGTTCTGGTCTGTGCCTTGGCTGCGCTGCCTTTTGCGCGCCCGGCTAGCATGGCCGTACAGACGGTGCAGAATAAGGACGGGAGCTCGGTTTCTATCCGTCATTTTGGCGATGAACATTACCATTATACCGAAACTGCCGATGGATACCTGGTTACGGGTGCGGATGGAAATTACGTGTACGTAGACGCCTCGGGCAAGGCGAGTTCGGTAGTCGCGAAAAACGCGGTGGACCGCAGCGCCGACGATGTAAAATTCCTTGAGGGGCTGGATCAGGAGGCTGCCCGGAAGAACCACAAAGAATTGAACGGGGGCCGATTTCCCGATACCGAAGAAATCTCGGGAGGACTGAATTTCGAGCACGTTCCCGTGATGTACAGCCGGGATGCGAAACCTGCTCGGCTGGCGAGGCCTAAGCCGCAGAAGTGGGTGACGGGCGAGCGTTGGATTCCTGTGTTGCTTGTGGGGACTACGGACAAGGCGCATGGCGATTCCGCGGAATTCCATGCATTTTTGAACCAGGAAGGCTACAGCAAGGACGGCAATGTCGGAAGCCTCCGCGACTATTACCTGTATTCTTCGGGCGGCAAGTTCAACCCGCATTTCGATGTGTATCCGGTAAATATCAATGCTTCGCTGACCAGTTTCGGGTCGGGCGACCGCTTTAGCGAAGGGGAATTCTTGTCGGAAGGCGTGAAGGTGTTGACCCGGCGTGCCGACTTCCTCGCGAAGGCGGATAAGTACTGCTCGGAAGACAAAAAGGTGGACGGGTTCATATTCCTGTTCCCGGGAATGGAAGAGGATGCGCTCAAGCAGAGCAGCCTGTTCTGGGGACATGCGTACCAGATGTCGGCGAACGGCTCGGTGACGGATCCGTTTTCGATGACCTACAAGTCCAACGGGTACGTCTTTGACAAGTACCTCTTTATCGCGCAGTACGATGACGGAAGCCACAATTCCAAGATAAACATGATGGGCATTTTCGCGCACGAGTTCAGCCATGTGCTGGGCCTGATGGACCATTATTACAAGCCCAGCGGAGGCCAGATGCTCTCCGGGCCGGAAAATTACGACATCATGTCGCTCGGGATGTACAACGGTACGAGCTGGAACGCGGGCAATATCCCTGCCGCTTTTTCGGCTTTCGAGAGGGAAGCCATGGGCTGGCTTACGCTGACCGAGATTTCGAAGGAAGATTCCGTCTATGGCCTGAAAAGGCTGGCAGACATGCAGGCGTATTCGGTTACGAACCCGAACCAAAACGACGAGTACTATATAGTGGAATATCGTCCGTCCGAAAAGTTCGATTCCAAGTTGGGCGGCGGAAAATACGACGATGCGGTGCTTGTCTGGTATATCGATTACGACAAAGGTATGTACGTCGAGCAGAACGCCATCAACAGGGATCCCAATCACCAGCGTATCGCAGTGAAGGATATCGTGAAGTCGGGGGCGAATTCCAAGAATTTTACGTTCGTCAATGGCGGCGGGAAGGCGAAAGTTTCAGGCGTCTACAACGTCCGTTTCGAAGGGAAGGAACACGCATGCTTCACGCCCAATGCCTCGCGCCGCATAGGGGAGTGTCCCGTAGAATCCAGTTCGTCTGAGAAAAGTTCCAGCAGCATGGCGTATTCTTCCGTTGCCGGGAGTTCTTCTTCGGTGGTTGCGATTGCCGCCGCGGTCGCCGTGGATCCGCGGGTGCGTATCTCTGTTTCGGGCCGTACGCTCGATGTGTTCGCGCATGTCGCGGGCGAAAAGAACGTGCGCCTGTTCGACATGCAGGGCAATCTCCTTGCCGCTTACCGCTTTGCGGGAGAGTCGTTCTCGCATGACCTTTCGGGGCTTGCTTTTGGGGCATACATTGTGCGCGTCGATGCCGGCAAAGGCCTCTCGGAACGGGTGCGTGTTGTAATGCATTGATAGTCACCGAATTACGCTACTCCGTATCAAATTCGTGATGGTTTTGTAACGCTCCAATCGGGTGCGATTTCGCCCGAGTTTTGGCGTTTTTTTCTATCTTTACACGCGCATTTTACGAGGTACCCTCTATGACAGCTGAGGCAGAAAAGCCAAACATCATAACATCGTCCCTGGACTTTATAGTCAACTGGGGCAGGACCAATTCCCTTTGGCCGTTCCCTTACGGTACGGCATGTTGTGCTATCGAATTCATGAGTACGGAAGTGGGTCGTTACGACCTTTCCCGCATTGGTTCAGAATACGTGCGTTTTACGCCGCGTCAGTCCGACGTGCTCCTGGTTGCAGGTACGATTACCTACAAGCAGGCCCCGATTTTGAAGCGCATCTACGAGCAGATGGCGGAACCGCGCTGGGTTATCGCGATGGGCGCTTGCGCCTGCTCCGGCGGCTTCTATGACTGCTACTGCACGGTTCCGGGCATTGACCACATCATCCCGGTGGATGTGTATATCGGCGGCTGCCCCTCTCGTCCGGAAGCGTTCTTCGATGCGATGTTCGACCTTCAGAAGAAGATCAAGGACGAATCCTACATGAAGCAGCGTGCCGAACGCGTCAAGGAACAGCTCGAGATGATCAAGGCGAAGACTGCCGAGGCCAAGGCCAACGCTCAGGAATTCGCCCACGAGAAGGTCTCGGAATTCAAGGGTTTTGTGAAGGAAAAAGAGCAGAACCTTGTGAAAAAAGCCCAATTCTGGAAGGAGTAGAAGATGAAGACTGCAGAAGAAATCTTCACCGCCCTGGAAGAGAAATTCGGTGCCAAGAGAGAAACGCTCGACAAGTGGGGCGTGACCGCAATCGTGAGCGCGGGCTACCTGCGCAACGTGGTGCAGTTCCTCAAGGACGAAGCCGATGTGAAACTCGACATGCTCGTGGACATCGCGGGCATTGACTACCTGACTTACCCGAACCACGAAGGCCCGCGTTTTGCGGTTTCTTATTCCTTCAAGAGCACTTCGAATCCGGGACTGCGCTTCCGTCTTAAGGTGCTGGTCTCCGAGGACAGCCTGAAGGTGCCTACGCTGTGCGGCCTCTATGCGAACGCCAACTGGTACGAGCGCGAAGTGTTCGACCAGTTCGGAATTGTGTTCGAAGGCCACCCGGACCTCCGCCGCCTGTTGAACCACGTTGAATTTGTCGGTCACCCGCTCCGCAAGGATTACCCCGCGCAGAAGCGCCAGTGGCTCTCCACCAACGACTACCTGCTCCCGGCCCTCGAGAAGCGCCTGGAAGACCTCGGTTACCGGGTCGTCCAGCGTAGCAAGGAAGTCGGGACCAACGACAACGAATTTTTGGAAGGGAGTATCAAAGAATGATCGTACTGGATCCTAATGGCGAAAAGCTGAACTTGATGCCCTTGAACGTGGGCCCGAGCCACCCGGCCACTCACGGCTGCTTGCGCTTTTTGGCCGCCATGGACGGCGAAACCATCGTCGCTAGCGTGGAAGAAATCGGCTACCTGCACCGCGGGTTCGAGAAAATGGTGGAACGCGGCACCTGGCAGCAGGTGATTCCCTATACCGACCGCCTCAACTACTGCTCGGCCATCATGAACAACATCGCGTTCTGCCGCGCGGTGGAAACGATGTTCGGCGTGGAAATCACGGAACGCGCGAAAGTGCTCCGCGTGATTGTGAACGAACTATCCCGTATAAACGACCACTTCGTGTGCGTCGCGGCTGCCTTCCAGGATTTGGGCGGCACCACCCCGTTCATGTACGCGTTCAACCCGCGTGAAGAAATCATGTGCATCTGGGAAAAGCTCACGGGTGCGCGCCTTACCAACAGCTATGCCCGTATCGGCGGCCTCTACCGCGACAGCTACGAAGGCTTCGAGGCCGACGTGCTCGCCGCTCTCGACTCTACTGAGAAGGCCTTGAAGGACCTGCACGCCTGCTTGGATAGGAACCGCATCTTCCTCGACCGTACGGTGGGCATCGGCAAGATTTCTGCAGAGAAGGCCATCAGCTACGGCTGGACGGGCCCGTGCCTGCGCGCCTCCGGTGTTGCAAGCGACCTCCGCAAGGACGAACCCTATTACGATTACGAGACCTACGACTGGGAAGTCGTGGTTGGCACG of the Fibrobacter sp. genome contains:
- a CDS encoding type II secretion system protein, yielding MTKRKGFTLIELMAVIVIMGVLAAVAVPKLFGLSAKTKAAEVPTAAGTYIHLQDAHIHSDHTVGTWKEIGYYAPGNGRTNNFIYRDCVRSGTTLQKDGGNLTSWQASNVAVLNSCSANSSWAIILVPVADDNANFQQLVSSPDCAALTSSWNIGDIDASACTSASNDNGNEIDNDKNNGNGKNNGNGNGNGNGKNNGNGNGNGKNNGNGNGNGNGNSNKN
- a CDS encoding NAD(P)/FAD-dependent oxidoreductase; translation: MLDSNYDVVVIGAGPGGSVAARNLARAGHKVLLLEKRERIGFPVRCGEASTTLADLQTYGPIDESCIETIINGLYIYGPNGVNIEVPKPNTGIMLNREIFDPWLAKLAADDGAQVETCARAEFVGGVEGDRRMVRVVLGKGDGCGAVTATETQEIFARMVIAADGVESRIGRMVGLDCGQNPRETCTGVDIQVQGLLTKPDYLTFWQGHDFINDGYIWSFPKQKSNVTNFGAGFLAAGKHAGNILEVTMEWLEKLFPGAKINHTVGGLVPVSSTLKDYTLDRFALVGDAAHHTNPLTGGGIAAAMRAGRFCAEYVDKGLRETSGEAASLSKKFLKQYEKRCHDRFGKTHDFEYKFRRFLLAINREDQIGLYKVLQGFALSGYKKRAFLKTPVQTAKYLVKFAKFK
- a CDS encoding 4Fe-4S binding protein codes for the protein MKTLVHDRKVCLACAGCVGLCPKMALDMYGLDLQIDSEKCIKCGICAKACPVGALKITEANDA
- a CDS encoding TIGR02147 family protein, which codes for MNRFLDIYQFTHFRKFLEEYQAARTKAEPSFTRTEICNLLGLEKSRSYFADVLRGKKVSPRMVAKFIEILELDKKEAKYFETMVKLDQAKNDSARNAAMQELLKLHPNPQHILNEDAYEYYSRWYHSALFAILDAMDVGDDMAPVQKRIFPKVPLGKLKDSLALLERLGLARKNADGFWKPTRESISSGPYNNAELIKQYQLQCFELSKQALITPPKKPTVMSTLTFSISSEAYKQLEAELQEFKAKARRIIGEDKEKADGVYQMNIHLFSNLE
- a CDS encoding AgmX/PglI C-terminal domain-containing protein — its product is MRNSNNITLGLLAFVGVALIAIGVTSIATQGSKPEKTVYSAETKNVFMKSCTRMESEQVCGCALGRLQQKYGESEYLKYEADYQKNRESPEYNSFLKSALDECYSKFANGKNNAGRRAGGICDSERCINGDGSVVDRSVDKGTGNGRTSGDIMAVVRLRLKELRVVYNEHLKKRKFQGRVVLKFTIAPDGKVINISIESSTTGYDKFDERIKDAVASWEFNKVTSGNTTVTIPFTFSE
- a CDS encoding immune inhibitor A domain-containing protein, encoding MNSCKKIVAVLVCALAALPFARPASMAVQTVQNKDGSSVSIRHFGDEHYHYTETADGYLVTGADGNYVYVDASGKASSVVAKNAVDRSADDVKFLEGLDQEAARKNHKELNGGRFPDTEEISGGLNFEHVPVMYSRDAKPARLARPKPQKWVTGERWIPVLLVGTTDKAHGDSAEFHAFLNQEGYSKDGNVGSLRDYYLYSSGGKFNPHFDVYPVNINASLTSFGSGDRFSEGEFLSEGVKVLTRRADFLAKADKYCSEDKKVDGFIFLFPGMEEDALKQSSLFWGHAYQMSANGSVTDPFSMTYKSNGYVFDKYLFIAQYDDGSHNSKINMMGIFAHEFSHVLGLMDHYYKPSGGQMLSGPENYDIMSLGMYNGTSWNAGNIPAAFSAFEREAMGWLTLTEISKEDSVYGLKRLADMQAYSVTNPNQNDEYYIVEYRPSEKFDSKLGGGKYDDAVLVWYIDYDKGMYVEQNAINRDPNHQRIAVKDIVKSGANSKNFTFVNGGGKAKVSGVYNVRFEGKEHACFTPNASRRIGECPVESSSSEKSSSSMAYSSVAGSSSSVVAIAAAVAVDPRVRISVSGRTLDVFAHVAGEKNVRLFDMQGNLLAAYRFAGESFSHDLSGLAFGAYIVRVDAGKGLSERVRVVMH
- a CDS encoding NADH-quinone oxidoreductase subunit C, whose protein sequence is MKTAEEIFTALEEKFGAKRETLDKWGVTAIVSAGYLRNVVQFLKDEADVKLDMLVDIAGIDYLTYPNHEGPRFAVSYSFKSTSNPGLRFRLKVLVSEDSLKVPTLCGLYANANWYEREVFDQFGIVFEGHPDLRRLLNHVEFVGHPLRKDYPAQKRQWLSTNDYLLPALEKRLEDLGYRVVQRSKEVGTNDNEFLEGSIKE
- a CDS encoding NADH-quinone oxidoreductase subunit D, producing MIVLDPNGEKLNLMPLNVGPSHPATHGCLRFLAAMDGETIVASVEEIGYLHRGFEKMVERGTWQQVIPYTDRLNYCSAIMNNIAFCRAVETMFGVEITERAKVLRVIVNELSRINDHFVCVAAAFQDLGGTTPFMYAFNPREEIMCIWEKLTGARLTNSYARIGGLYRDSYEGFEADVLAALDSTEKALKDLHACLDRNRIFLDRTVGIGKISAEKAISYGWTGPCLRASGVASDLRKDEPYYDYETYDWEVVVGTQGDCNDRLQVRLAEIEESVKIVRQALLRLTPGPVDIVDPRIRVPAHKLAYQDMEGLIGRFKSVYEGIRVPEGEYYCGSECANGELGFTIVSDGSGHPYRIKVRPPCLTQFAAFHDLVEGGQLADSMAVLSGLNIIAGELDR